The Syntrophaceae bacterium genome contains a region encoding:
- the hrpA gene encoding ATP-dependent RNA helicase HrpA produces the protein MDPQAPKQPIDRPKNPPRPVRTPYRDLHYPRALPIVRRRRDIVAAIRDNPVVIITGETGSGKSTQIPKMCIEAGRGRRGLIGCTQPRRVAAVTVAQRIAEELGEEPGGTVAYKIRFEERSGPATRIKMMTDGILLMEAQADPRLSRYDTIIVDEAHERSLNIDFVLGILKNLLLRRRDLKVIITSATIDAEKFSRFYGGAPIIEVSGRLFPVVVRWRPLDKALEEEGELTYIDAAVRNVEELLAEDPRGDILVFMPREQDIREACDLLESRAGGDVLVLPLFARLSWGEQKRIFQSASRRKVVVATNIAETSITIPGIRYVVDTGLARLLQYNPRTRTTSLPVKKVSRSSADQRKGRCGRVEGGVCIRLYDEGSYEERPLFTPPEISRANLAEVILRMLSLNLGKIQSFPFVDPPQPRSIKDGIELLQELGAIASRKKDEREGDDRPYTLTDLGRRMARLPMDPRISRMILEASGLDCVDEVAVIASALSIPDPRERPLEKEDEADRMHAPFRDPSSDFLTMLNIWNAFHRQLESLKTQNRMRKFCKAHFLSYRRMREWRDVYDQIRGILAEGGARQKRGGTDRARTDQSPAGTPEERFAAIHKSILSGYLSNIAVRKEKNIYTATRGREVMLFPGSGLFGRGGAWIVAAEMVETSRLFARTVASIESAWLEELGGELCRFSYADPRWVKDRGEVVATEQVHLFGLVIVPARTVSYGPVDPDEASRIFIREALVEGNVRHPLPFLTHNLELVEEASAVEHKLRRREYLADENDLAQFYEERLSAVYSWPLLKKMIRERGGDAFLRMSEADVFLRRPERDELDAFPDQARIGRLRFPLDYRFDPSGRDDGVTLKIPVQALPALSPGRMEWTVPGLLREKVAALLRGLPKEYRRRLQPMPQAVSIIMESLEESDTPLLTALSRLIHERFGVHVPASVWSVEAVSDHLKLRYLVVDEKGQTIAETRDIRALQAHAAADAESSAFDRMRREWERTGLTSWDVAMLPEELAVENVGLLFPALIPEKEGVSLRLLKNRAEARDLHLKGVEALYAQRFSEELRHLKKALVLAGDMKLRAEALGGFREVERLLMDKVRRDLFAVPVRSSKEFLDHGNIVRSRILPRGQEVLQAVRPILQAAHETRKALRTLEQGHRSNAPAKSYLQSMEEEFHRLLPPDFLIRYDGERLRHILRYLKALAIRAERGLLHLEKALARSREIEAMLARYRALQDSLPVDSSPEKKAALDDLYWMIEEYKVSLFAQELKTPYPVSHKRLDEKFREFERMV, from the coding sequence ATGGATCCGCAGGCCCCGAAACAGCCCATTGACCGTCCGAAAAACCCGCCCCGTCCGGTCCGCACGCCCTACCGGGACCTTCACTATCCCCGGGCCCTGCCCATCGTCCGTCGCCGGCGGGACATCGTCGCGGCCATCCGGGACAATCCCGTCGTGATCATCACCGGGGAGACGGGCTCCGGGAAGAGCACGCAGATTCCAAAGATGTGCATCGAGGCCGGACGCGGACGCCGGGGGCTCATCGGCTGCACACAGCCGCGCCGGGTGGCAGCGGTGACGGTGGCCCAGCGGATCGCGGAGGAGCTGGGGGAGGAGCCCGGCGGAACCGTGGCCTACAAGATCCGCTTCGAGGAGCGGTCGGGCCCAGCCACCCGGATCAAGATGATGACCGACGGAATCCTCCTCATGGAGGCCCAGGCGGATCCGCGCCTTTCCCGCTACGATACGATCATCGTGGACGAGGCCCACGAGCGTAGCCTGAACATCGATTTCGTCCTGGGGATCCTGAAGAACCTCCTGCTCCGCCGCCGGGACCTCAAGGTGATCATCACCTCCGCCACCATCGATGCCGAAAAGTTCTCACGCTTTTACGGGGGCGCCCCGATCATCGAGGTCTCGGGCCGCCTCTTTCCCGTTGTGGTCCGCTGGCGTCCCCTCGACAAGGCCCTCGAGGAGGAGGGGGAGCTGACCTACATCGACGCCGCCGTCCGGAACGTGGAGGAGCTCCTGGCGGAAGATCCCCGGGGGGACATCCTCGTCTTCATGCCCCGGGAGCAGGACATCCGCGAGGCCTGCGATCTCCTGGAGTCCAGGGCCGGGGGGGACGTACTCGTTCTCCCGCTGTTCGCCCGCCTCTCCTGGGGGGAGCAGAAGCGGATCTTCCAGTCCGCTTCCCGTCGGAAAGTCGTCGTCGCCACGAACATCGCCGAGACCTCCATCACGATCCCCGGCATCCGCTATGTCGTGGACACGGGGCTGGCCCGGCTCCTCCAGTACAACCCGCGGACCCGGACGACGAGCCTACCGGTCAAGAAGGTCTCCCGGAGCAGCGCCGACCAGCGGAAGGGGCGCTGCGGCCGCGTCGAGGGCGGCGTCTGCATCCGGCTGTATGACGAGGGGTCCTACGAGGAGCGTCCTCTGTTCACCCCCCCGGAGATCTCCCGGGCCAACCTGGCGGAAGTCATCCTGCGAATGCTCTCCCTCAACCTGGGAAAGATCCAGTCCTTCCCCTTCGTGGACCCGCCCCAGCCCCGAAGCATCAAGGACGGTATCGAGCTTCTCCAGGAGCTCGGCGCCATCGCGTCCAGAAAAAAAGATGAGCGGGAGGGGGACGACCGGCCCTATACACTGACCGATCTGGGCCGCCGGATGGCCCGCCTGCCCATGGACCCGCGGATCTCCCGGATGATCCTGGAGGCGTCCGGCCTCGACTGCGTCGACGAGGTCGCCGTCATTGCCTCCGCCCTGTCCATCCCGGATCCCCGGGAGAGGCCGCTGGAGAAGGAAGACGAAGCGGACCGCATGCATGCGCCCTTCCGGGACCCGTCCTCGGATTTCCTGACGATGCTCAACATCTGGAATGCCTTTCACCGCCAGTTGGAGAGCCTCAAAACGCAGAACCGGATGCGGAAGTTCTGCAAGGCCCATTTTCTTTCATATCGCAGGATGCGGGAGTGGCGGGATGTGTACGACCAGATACGGGGCATTCTCGCCGAGGGAGGCGCCCGGCAAAAACGCGGCGGGACCGATCGCGCTCGTACCGACCAATCCCCTGCCGGAACACCGGAAGAGCGTTTCGCCGCCATCCACAAGTCGATCCTGAGCGGCTACCTCTCGAACATCGCCGTCAGGAAGGAGAAGAACATCTACACCGCCACCCGGGGCCGGGAGGTCATGCTCTTTCCCGGCTCGGGGCTCTTCGGCCGCGGGGGCGCCTGGATCGTGGCGGCGGAGATGGTGGAGACCTCCCGCCTATTCGCCCGCACGGTTGCCTCCATCGAAAGCGCCTGGCTGGAGGAACTGGGTGGCGAGCTCTGCCGTTTCTCGTACGCCGACCCCCGCTGGGTGAAGGACCGGGGCGAGGTCGTGGCGACCGAGCAGGTCCATCTCTTCGGGCTCGTGATCGTTCCCGCTCGTACCGTTTCCTACGGCCCCGTCGATCCGGACGAGGCGTCGCGCATCTTCATCCGGGAGGCCCTGGTGGAAGGCAACGTCCGCCATCCCCTGCCCTTCCTGACCCACAACCTGGAACTGGTGGAGGAGGCATCTGCGGTGGAGCACAAGCTCCGCCGGCGGGAGTATCTGGCCGATGAAAACGACCTGGCGCAGTTCTACGAAGAGCGGCTGTCGGCTGTTTACAGTTGGCCGCTCCTGAAGAAGATGATCCGGGAACGGGGCGGCGACGCCTTCCTCCGCATGTCCGAGGCGGACGTCTTCCTCCGCCGTCCCGAACGGGACGAGCTGGACGCCTTTCCGGACCAGGCCCGCATCGGCCGGCTCCGCTTCCCCCTGGACTACCGGTTCGATCCCTCCGGGCGCGACGACGGCGTGACCCTGAAAATACCCGTCCAGGCCCTGCCGGCCCTCTCGCCGGGCCGCATGGAATGGACCGTCCCGGGTCTGCTCCGGGAGAAGGTGGCGGCCCTGCTCCGGGGTCTCCCGAAAGAATACCGGCGCCGCCTCCAACCCATGCCGCAGGCCGTTTCCATCATCATGGAAAGCCTGGAGGAATCCGACACGCCGCTTCTGACTGCCTTGAGCCGGCTCATCCACGAGCGCTTCGGCGTGCACGTCCCCGCGTCCGTCTGGTCCGTCGAAGCCGTGAGCGACCATCTGAAACTCCGCTACCTCGTGGTGGATGAAAAGGGACAGACCATTGCGGAGACCCGGGATATCCGGGCGCTCCAGGCACACGCGGCGGCAGACGCAGAGTCCTCCGCGTTCGACCGCATGCGCCGGGAATGGGAGAGGACAGGCCTGACATCCTGGGACGTGGCCATGCTGCCGGAGGAACTGGCCGTGGAAAACGTCGGCCTCCTCTTTCCCGCCCTGATCCCCGAGAAGGAAGGCGTCTCCCTCCGGCTCCTGAAGAACCGGGCGGAGGCCCGGGATCTGCACCTCAAGGGTGTGGAGGCCCTCTACGCGCAGCGTTTCTCCGAGGAGTTGCGGCATCTCAAGAAGGCCCTGGTCCTGGCAGGTGACATGAAGCTCCGGGCGGAGGCCCTGGGGGGCTTCCGGGAAGTGGAAAGGCTGCTCATGGACAAGGTCCGGCGGGACCTTTTCGCGGTTCCCGTCCGCTCATCGAAGGAATTCCTGGATCACGGAAACATCGTGCGGTCCCGGATCCTGCCCCGGGGCCAGGAAGTCCTCCAGGCGGTGCGGCCGATCCTCCAGGCGGCCCATGAAACCCGGAAGGCCCTGCGGACGCTCGAACAGGGTCACCGCTCCAACGCCCCCGCCAAGAGCTATCTCCAGTCCATGGAAGAGGAATTCCATCGCCTCCTGCCTCCGGATTTCCTGATCCGTTATGACGGGGAGCGCCTCCGGCATATCCTGCGCTATCTGAAGGCCCTGGCGATCCGGGCGGAGCGGGGACTCCTGCACCTGGAGAAGGCCCTGGCGCGCTCCCGGGAGATCGAAGCGATGCTGGCCCGCTACAGAGCCCTGCAGGACAGCCTGCCGGTCGACTCCTCGCCGGAGAAGAAGGCGGCCCTGGACGACCTGTACTGGATGATAGAGGAATACAAGGTGTCGCTCTTCGCCCAGGAGCTCAAGACCCCCTACCCGGTTTCCCACAAGCGTCTGGACGAGAAATTCCGGGAGTTCGAGCGGATGGTGTGA
- a CDS encoding flavocytochrome c, whose amino-acid sequence MADQEEKSRSLTRRNFLKTTGATALAGMALGAVPLTAGEASAAGDDLPAKWNETADVVIVGSGFAGLSAAIEARNAGAEVLVIEKMPVHGGNSIINGGDFAAAGNKLQKEQGVKDSPDLMFKDMMKAGSYLNHPELARMVADHSNEALEWCEEYVGAKFARLNFHGGHSVKRAVQTVNASGSELVNKMLTKARALGMKLQTRTRLVRLLADRDGRIVGMEVRRNYRFPDEKSGQPAFIRARRAVVLASGGFSQDVALRQVHDPRLTDRFDSTNHPGATGEALLAACRAGAMDVQMDWIQLGPWTSPDEKGFGYVPLFCERLVGYGLMVDPKTGKRFFKETGNRKERADAIILIGHPVLILGDSYAVPKQVFPNALAKGMEAGAIRKFDTLEALAKGYGMSVADFQAQVARWNAFVEKKKDDDLDCMIFPDARPTVTPPFYAARLWPRVHHTMGGLVINTDARVIGFDMKPVKGLFAAGEVTGGVHGAVRLGSVAMADCVVFGRLAGRNAAKEKA is encoded by the coding sequence ATGGCGGATCAAGAGGAAAAGTCCCGGTCTTTAACCAGGCGCAATTTTCTGAAAACAACAGGGGCTACCGCCTTGGCGGGCATGGCTCTGGGTGCTGTTCCGCTCACCGCGGGAGAGGCCTCCGCCGCGGGCGACGATCTGCCGGCAAAGTGGAATGAAACCGCCGACGTCGTCATCGTGGGCAGCGGATTTGCCGGCCTCTCCGCCGCCATCGAAGCGCGGAACGCCGGGGCCGAGGTCCTGGTCATCGAAAAAATGCCCGTACACGGGGGAAATTCGATCATCAACGGCGGGGATTTCGCCGCCGCGGGAAACAAGCTGCAGAAGGAGCAGGGGGTCAAGGACTCGCCCGACCTCATGTTCAAGGACATGATGAAGGCGGGATCCTACCTGAATCATCCGGAACTGGCCAGGATGGTGGCCGACCACTCGAACGAGGCGCTCGAGTGGTGCGAAGAGTACGTGGGCGCAAAGTTCGCGCGCCTCAATTTCCACGGCGGCCACTCGGTCAAACGTGCTGTCCAGACCGTCAACGCCTCCGGCTCCGAACTGGTCAACAAAATGCTGACGAAGGCCCGGGCACTGGGGATGAAGCTCCAAACCAGGACCAGGCTGGTGCGGCTTCTGGCCGACAGGGACGGACGGATCGTCGGCATGGAGGTTCGCAGGAATTACCGCTTCCCCGATGAGAAATCGGGCCAGCCGGCATTCATCAGGGCACGGAGGGCGGTCGTCCTGGCATCGGGAGGATTTTCCCAGGACGTGGCGCTGCGGCAGGTGCACGATCCCCGGCTGACGGACCGGTTCGACTCCACGAACCACCCGGGCGCCACGGGGGAAGCGCTCCTGGCGGCCTGCCGGGCCGGGGCCATGGACGTCCAGATGGACTGGATCCAGCTTGGCCCCTGGACCAGCCCGGACGAAAAGGGATTCGGGTATGTGCCCCTGTTCTGTGAGCGCCTCGTCGGTTACGGGCTCATGGTCGATCCCAAAACGGGAAAGCGTTTCTTCAAGGAGACGGGAAACCGGAAGGAGCGGGCCGACGCGATCATCCTCATCGGTCACCCGGTCCTCATCCTCGGCGATTCCTACGCCGTGCCCAAGCAGGTTTTTCCCAACGCCCTGGCAAAGGGAATGGAAGCGGGCGCCATCCGGAAATTCGACACCCTGGAGGCGCTGGCGAAGGGATACGGCATGTCCGTCGCCGACTTCCAGGCACAGGTCGCCCGCTGGAACGCCTTTGTCGAAAAGAAGAAGGACGATGACCTGGACTGCATGATCTTCCCCGACGCCAGACCCACCGTCACCCCGCCCTTCTACGCCGCCCGGCTGTGGCCCCGGGTCCACCACACCATGGGCGGGCTCGTGATCAACACGGACGCCCGGGTCATCGGCTTCGACATGAAGCCCGTCAAGGGGCTTTTCGCGGCCGGGGAAGTAACCGGCGGCGTGCACGGTGCCGTGCGTCTCGGCAGCGTAGCCATGGCTGACTGCGTCGTTTTCGGACGCCTCGCCGGACGGAATGCAGCGAAAGAAAAAGCCTGA